The following coding sequences lie in one Pseudomonas monsensis genomic window:
- a CDS encoding methyl-accepting chemotaxis protein has protein sequence MLDANNKLYKVVKFATVITDQVNREQAVADAASIAYSTSQQTDSTAQRGTTVVTEAVNVMRDLSRHMQAAGEGIEALNEQSQVIGTIVKTISGIAEQTNLLALNAAIEAARAGEQGRGFAVVADEVRQLASRTSQATEEIVGVVRQNQEMARNAVALMTDGKLQAEQGLALAAEAGAVIVEIQDGAQKVVDAVGQFANQLTH, from the coding sequence GTGCTCGATGCCAACAACAAACTGTACAAAGTGGTGAAGTTCGCCACGGTGATCACCGATCAGGTCAATCGCGAACAAGCGGTTGCCGACGCGGCGAGCATTGCCTACAGCACCTCGCAGCAAACCGACAGCACCGCGCAACGTGGTACCACCGTGGTCACTGAAGCGGTGAACGTGATGCGTGATCTGTCGCGACACATGCAAGCTGCCGGTGAGGGCATCGAAGCGTTGAACGAGCAGTCGCAGGTGATCGGCACCATCGTCAAGACCATCAGCGGTATTGCCGAGCAAACCAACCTGCTGGCGCTCAACGCCGCCATCGAAGCGGCCCGCGCCGGTGAACAGGGTCGCGGCTTTGCGGTGGTGGCCGACGAAGTGCGGCAACTGGCGTCGCGCACCAGTCAGGCGACTGAAGAGATCGTCGGTGTGGTGCGGCAGAACCAGGAAATGGCGCGCAACGCCGTGGCCCTGATGACCGATGGCAAGCTGCAGGCCGAACAAGGCCTGGCGCTGGCGGCAGAGGCGGGGGCGGTGATTGTCGAGATTCAGGACGGCGCGCAGAAAGTGGTGGATGCCGTCGGCCAGTTCGCCAATCAACTGACTCACTGA
- a CDS encoding MFS transporter — protein MTVQSTARPAPFSRSDYKTLGLAALGGALEIYDFIIFVFFALTLSQLFFPPEMPEWLRLLQSFGIFVTGYLARPLGGILMAHFADKLGRKKVFSLSILMMALPCLLIGIMPTYAQIGYFAPLLLLALRILQGAAVGGEVPSAWVFVAEHAPAGHRGYALGFLQAGLTFGYLIGALTATFLAQVFTPAEILDYAWRYPFLLGGVFGVIGVYLRRWLSETPVFMAMEAQREARVELPLRTVLREHRLAMLPAMLLTCVLTSAVVVFVVITPTMMQKTFGMTASHTFALSALGIVFLNIGCVIAGLLVDRLGAWRTVMLYSLLLPLGIGVLYGCLIMGGNWVGLAYAVAGLACGVVGAVPSVMVGLFPARIRVSGISFTYNIAYAAWASITPLLLIGLMPWSPWICVMFCAVMGVVGVVSAAYFGSRMPRTGPCQVAGTA, from the coding sequence ATGACTGTCCAATCCACAGCCCGACCGGCACCGTTCAGCCGTTCCGACTACAAGACCCTCGGCCTTGCGGCCCTTGGCGGGGCGCTGGAGATCTACGATTTCATCATTTTCGTGTTCTTCGCCCTGACCCTCAGCCAGTTGTTCTTCCCGCCCGAAATGCCCGAGTGGCTGCGGTTGCTGCAAAGCTTCGGGATTTTCGTCACCGGTTATCTGGCGCGGCCGCTGGGCGGGATTCTGATGGCGCATTTCGCCGACAAACTCGGGCGCAAGAAAGTCTTCAGCCTGAGCATCCTGATGATGGCGCTGCCGTGTCTGCTGATCGGCATCATGCCGACCTATGCGCAGATCGGTTATTTCGCGCCGTTGCTGTTGCTGGCGCTGCGCATTCTGCAAGGCGCGGCGGTGGGCGGAGAGGTGCCGAGTGCCTGGGTGTTTGTCGCCGAACACGCGCCTGCCGGCCATCGCGGTTATGCCTTGGGCTTTTTGCAGGCCGGGCTGACGTTCGGTTACTTGATTGGCGCGTTGACCGCGACCTTCCTTGCCCAAGTGTTCACCCCGGCGGAAATCCTCGATTACGCCTGGCGTTATCCGTTCCTGCTCGGTGGCGTGTTCGGCGTGATTGGCGTGTACCTGCGCCGCTGGTTGAGCGAAACCCCGGTGTTCATGGCCATGGAAGCGCAGCGCGAAGCGCGGGTCGAACTGCCGTTGCGCACCGTGCTGCGCGAGCATCGTCTGGCGATGTTGCCGGCCATGTTGCTGACCTGCGTGTTGACCTCGGCAGTGGTGGTGTTCGTGGTCATTACGCCGACCATGATGCAGAAAACCTTCGGCATGACCGCCAGCCATACGTTTGCCCTCAGCGCGTTGGGCATCGTGTTCCTCAATATCGGCTGTGTAATCGCCGGGCTGCTGGTCGACCGTCTGGGCGCCTGGCGCACGGTGATGCTCTATAGCCTGCTGCTGCCGCTGGGCATTGGCGTGCTTTACGGCTGCCTGATCATGGGCGGCAATTGGGTCGGTCTGGCTTACGCCGTGGCCGGTCTTGCCTGCGGCGTAGTCGGTGCGGTGCCTTCGGTGATGGTGGGGCTGTTCCCGGCGCGTATTCGCGTGTCGGGCATTTCCTTCACCTACAACATTGCCTACGCCGCGTGGGCGAGCATCACCCCGCTATTGCTGATCGGGCTGATGCCGTGGAGTCCGTGGATCTGTGTGATGTTCTGTGCGGTGATGGGCGTGGTTGGCGTTGTCAGCGCGGCTTATTTCGGTTCGCGGATGCCGCGCACGGGCCCGTGTCAGGTGGCGGGAACTGCCTGA
- a CDS encoding short-chain fatty acid transporter: protein MAVDIEDSRSARFALRCSSFAERWFPDSWVFAALAVIIVALATLAMGAKPTDAAMAFGDGFWSLIPFTMQMAFVVIGGYVVASSPPAVKLIDRLARIPKNGRSAVAWVALISMVASLLNWGLSLVFGGLLVRALARRTDLNMDYRAAGAAAYLGLGAVWALGLSSSAAQLQANPASLPPSILSITGVIPFTETIFLWQSGVMLLALIVVSIIIAYATAPGPHSARDAKACGIDPAFNLPPLQPRTRPGEWLEHSPLLIIVLVLLAAGWLFHEFSTKPAITAISGLNTYNFLFIMLGALLHWRPRSFLDAVARAVPTTTGVLIQFPLYGSIAALMTTVKGTDAQTLAHHISTFFVSIASHDTYALLMGVYSAILGFFIPSGGGKWIIEAPYVMQVANDLQYHLGWAVQIYNAAEALPNLINPFYMLPLLGVLGLKARDLIGFSFVQLLVHTPLVLLLLWALGTTLAYTPPVMP, encoded by the coding sequence GTGGCCGTTGATATCGAAGATAGCCGCTCTGCGCGCTTTGCCTTGCGCTGTTCAAGCTTTGCCGAACGCTGGTTTCCCGACTCCTGGGTATTCGCCGCATTGGCGGTGATCATCGTTGCGCTCGCCACCCTGGCCATGGGCGCCAAACCCACCGATGCCGCGATGGCGTTCGGTGACGGGTTCTGGAGCCTGATTCCGTTCACCATGCAAATGGCCTTCGTGGTGATCGGCGGCTATGTGGTCGCCAGTTCCCCGCCCGCAGTGAAACTGATTGATCGTCTGGCGCGGATCCCGAAAAACGGGCGCTCCGCGGTGGCCTGGGTCGCGTTGATCTCGATGGTCGCGTCCCTGCTCAACTGGGGTCTGTCGCTGGTGTTCGGCGGCTTGCTGGTACGCGCCCTCGCCCGCCGTACCGATCTGAACATGGATTACCGTGCCGCTGGCGCCGCTGCCTATCTGGGCCTTGGCGCCGTGTGGGCCTTGGGTCTGTCATCGTCGGCCGCACAGTTACAGGCCAACCCGGCCAGCCTGCCGCCGTCGATCCTGTCGATCACCGGGGTGATCCCGTTCACCGAAACCATTTTCCTCTGGCAGTCCGGCGTGATGCTGCTGGCCCTGATCGTGGTCTCGATCATCATCGCCTACGCCACCGCACCCGGCCCCCATTCGGCACGAGACGCCAAGGCCTGCGGCATCGACCCGGCCTTCAACCTGCCACCGCTGCAACCGCGCACGCGCCCTGGCGAATGGCTGGAGCACAGTCCGCTGCTGATCATCGTGCTGGTGCTGCTGGCGGCGGGGTGGCTGTTCCACGAATTCTCGACCAAACCGGCGATTACCGCGATTTCCGGCCTCAACACCTACAACTTCCTGTTCATCATGCTCGGTGCGTTGCTGCACTGGCGTCCGCGCAGTTTCCTCGACGCCGTGGCCCGCGCCGTGCCGACCACCACCGGCGTGCTGATCCAGTTCCCGCTGTACGGCTCGATTGCCGCATTGATGACCACGGTCAAAGGCACCGACGCGCAAACCCTGGCGCATCACATTTCGACATTCTTCGTCAGCATCGCCTCCCACGACACCTATGCGCTGTTGATGGGTGTGTACTCGGCGATTCTCGGGTTCTTCATTCCGTCCGGCGGCGGCAAATGGATCATCGAGGCGCCGTACGTGATGCAGGTCGCCAATGATCTGCAATACCACCTCGGCTGGGCGGTGCAGATCTACAACGCTGCCGAAGCGCTGCCGAACCTGATCAACCCGTTCTACATGCTGCCGTTACTGGGTGTACTCGGGCTGAAGGCCCGGGATCTGATCGGCTTCTCGTTTGTGCAATTGCTGGTGCACACGCCACTGGTGTTGCTGTTGCTGTGGGCGCTGGGAACGACATTGGCGTATACGCCGCCGGTGATGCCGTAA
- the acpA gene encoding acid phosphatase yields MKDETDATDAPESDQPSDTSRRRFLGGVAVLGVGATLAGCGNASDQPGKPAEHPLTPAELDKALRDQVKTVVVIYAENRSFNNLFGDFPGVEKPLSALKPADYQQRDRDGSLLQTLPPVWGGVLQIGPQTLDGVTYPSATQFQENLPNAPFALKGPNGEDLPFGLVTRDLWHVFYQNQMQINGGKNDGFVAWADSGGLTMGHYAQSRYSLRLWDVAQEFVLCDNFFQGAFGGSFLNHQYLISATAPFYPDAANSVAKSQIATLQSADPADPRLKPLEQSPASAMSGPPQFGPSALTPDGFGVNTLAPPYWPTWIRDPERPAYSKPDLPNVLVPQTHEHIGDKLSKKNVDWAWYAGAWQATLEQYKDSGGIPKIPNFQYHHQPFNYFKQQGPENPQERNKRLRDAGLGEESSTNKFFADAEAGKLPAVTFYKPQGNLNMHAGYADVASGDRHIVRALKVLRESPQWKNMVVIVTVDENGGWWDHVAPPKGDRWGPGSRVPALVVSPFARKGTVDHTVYDTASILRLITRVFQLETLDGLKQRDEAMIARGQQPMGDLTNALHFPA; encoded by the coding sequence ATGAAAGACGAAACAGACGCCACTGACGCACCTGAATCCGACCAACCCTCCGACACCAGCCGCCGCCGCTTCCTCGGCGGGGTCGCGGTACTCGGGGTGGGCGCGACGCTCGCCGGATGCGGCAACGCCAGCGATCAGCCCGGCAAACCGGCGGAGCACCCGCTGACCCCGGCCGAGCTGGACAAGGCCCTGCGCGACCAGGTGAAAACCGTGGTGGTGATTTACGCCGAGAACCGTAGCTTCAATAACCTGTTCGGCGACTTCCCCGGTGTTGAAAAGCCGCTGTCGGCGCTCAAACCTGCCGACTATCAACAACGTGATCGCGATGGCTCGCTGCTGCAAACCTTGCCGCCCGTCTGGGGCGGCGTGCTGCAGATCGGCCCGCAAACCCTCGATGGCGTGACCTACCCCAGCGCTACCCAGTTCCAGGAAAACCTGCCCAACGCGCCGTTTGCCCTCAAAGGCCCGAATGGCGAAGACCTGCCATTCGGCCTGGTCACCCGCGACCTGTGGCACGTGTTCTATCAGAACCAGATGCAGATCAACGGTGGCAAGAACGACGGTTTCGTCGCCTGGGCCGATTCCGGTGGCCTGACCATGGGCCACTATGCACAGAGCCGTTACTCGCTGCGCCTGTGGGATGTCGCGCAGGAGTTCGTGCTGTGCGACAACTTCTTCCAGGGTGCCTTCGGTGGCTCGTTCCTCAATCACCAGTACCTGATCAGCGCCACCGCGCCGTTCTATCCGGACGCGGCCAATTCGGTGGCCAAGTCGCAGATTGCCACGCTGCAAAGCGCCGATCCCGCCGACCCGCGCCTCAAGCCGCTGGAGCAATCGCCGGCGAGCGCCATGAGCGGGCCGCCACAATTCGGCCCGAGCGCGCTGACCCCGGATGGCTTCGGCGTCAACACCCTTGCTCCGCCCTACTGGCCGACGTGGATTCGCGACCCGGAGCGCCCGGCGTATTCCAAACCGGATCTGCCCAACGTGCTGGTGCCACAGACCCACGAGCACATCGGCGACAAGCTGTCGAAGAAAAACGTCGACTGGGCGTGGTATGCCGGGGCCTGGCAGGCGACGCTGGAGCAGTACAAGGATTCCGGCGGCATTCCGAAAATCCCGAACTTCCAGTATCACCACCAGCCGTTCAACTACTTCAAGCAACAAGGTCCGGAAAACCCGCAGGAGCGCAACAAACGCCTGCGCGATGCCGGTCTGGGGGAGGAGTCGAGTACCAACAAGTTCTTCGCCGATGCCGAGGCCGGCAAGCTGCCGGCGGTCACGTTCTATAAGCCTCAAGGCAACCTGAACATGCACGCCGGTTACGCCGACGTGGCGTCCGGGGATCGGCACATCGTTCGCGCCCTGAAGGTGCTGCGCGAAAGCCCGCAGTGGAAAAACATGGTGGTGATCGTCACCGTCGATGAAAACGGCGGCTGGTGGGATCACGTCGCGCCGCCCAAGGGCGATCGTTGGGGGCCGGGGTCGCGGGTGCCGGCGCTGGTGGTGTCGCCGTTCGCCCGCAAGGGCACGGTGGATCATACGGTCTACGACACGGCGTCGATCCTGCGCCTGATTACCCGGGTGTTCCAGCTCGAAACCCTCGACGGTCTCAAGCAGCGTGACGAGGCAATGATCGCACGTGGCCAGCAACCCATGGGCGACTTGACCAACGCCCTGCACTTTCCGGCCTGA
- a CDS encoding SET domain-containing protein-lysine N-methyltransferase: protein MNTRTLAHIAPRDTEGIYPFAGLPVRLGFPSRADFEIIHDEYGAPLAVAVRREFLHTRRMCRVSGQLLPYRCRQTRQLLNGIHLYDPRFCGLLEHACDPNVFLDMSELWLWALKDIHSGERLTIDYAATEDKLLRQFACGCGSPRCRGWITGHNEPPSLEGQHFLQCWRRQCAR from the coding sequence ATGAACACCCGTACCCTGGCGCACATCGCGCCACGCGATACCGAAGGCATTTATCCGTTTGCCGGCCTGCCCGTGCGCCTCGGATTTCCCTCTCGCGCCGACTTCGAAATCATTCACGACGAGTACGGCGCACCCTTGGCGGTGGCGGTGCGCCGCGAATTTCTGCACACCCGGCGGATGTGTCGGGTTTCGGGACAGCTGTTGCCTTATCGCTGCCGACAGACCCGACAGTTGCTGAACGGTATCCACCTCTACGATCCACGCTTCTGCGGATTGCTCGAACACGCCTGCGATCCCAACGTGTTTCTCGACATGAGCGAGTTATGGCTATGGGCGCTGAAAGATATCCACAGCGGCGAGCGGCTGACCATCGACTACGCCGCCACCGAAGACAAACTGCTGCGCCAGTTTGCCTGCGGTTGCGGTTCGCCACGTTGCCGTGGCTGGATCACCGGACACAACGAGCCACCGAGCCTGGAGGGCCAGCACTTTTTGCAGTGCTGGCGGCGCCAGTGCGCGCGCTGA
- the can gene encoding carbonate dehydratase, translating to MHDLQDLIDNNERWADAITKEDPDFFAKLARQQTPEYLWIGCSDARVPANEIVGMLPGDLFVHRNVANVVLHTDLNCLSVIQYAVDVLKVKHILVTGHYGCGGVRASMQDRQFGLIDGWLRSIRDLYYEKREELAKLPTEEEQVDRLCELNVIQQVANVAHTSIIQNAWHRGQSLSIHGCIYGIKDGRWKSLNTTISGFEQLPPQYRLRPVGAL from the coding sequence ATGCACGACTTACAAGACCTGATTGATAACAACGAGCGTTGGGCTGACGCGATCACCAAGGAAGACCCGGATTTCTTCGCCAAGCTGGCGCGCCAGCAAACGCCGGAATACCTGTGGATCGGCTGTTCCGATGCGCGAGTGCCGGCCAACGAAATCGTCGGCATGCTGCCGGGCGATCTGTTCGTGCACCGTAACGTCGCCAACGTCGTGCTGCACACCGACCTCAACTGCCTGTCGGTGATCCAGTACGCGGTCGACGTACTTAAAGTCAAACACATCCTCGTCACCGGCCACTACGGTTGCGGCGGCGTGCGCGCCTCGATGCAGGACCGGCAGTTCGGCCTGATCGACGGCTGGCTGCGTTCGATCCGCGATCTGTACTACGAAAAACGCGAAGAGCTGGCCAAACTGCCGACCGAAGAAGAGCAGGTTGATCGCCTGTGCGAGCTTAACGTCATCCAGCAAGTCGCCAACGTTGCCCACACCAGCATCATCCAGAACGCCTGGCATCGCGGGCAAAGCCTGTCGATCCACGGTTGCATCTACGGCATCAAGGACGGTCGCTGGAAGAGCCTGAACACCACCATCAGCGGTTTCGAGCAGTTGCCGCCGCAGTATCGCCTGCGTCCGGTCGGCGCGTTGTAA
- a CDS encoding serine kinase/phosphatase, producing the protein MTDSRRPYDAVQPEPIDDNEDRMGSVHELDFDEDEPSAKIGDEIPEREREHLMPDERVREAGLTGASTADHEPTDDDLSPEKLIREDGARDAEEAGEGNPADWDLSLVDEDDIGGGNGLDEAELARRDPLDGNR; encoded by the coding sequence ATGACTGATTCACGACGCCCCTACGATGCGGTGCAACCGGAGCCCATCGATGATAACGAAGACCGCATGGGCTCGGTGCACGAGCTGGATTTCGATGAGGACGAACCCAGTGCGAAGATCGGTGACGAGATTCCTGAGCGTGAACGCGAGCACCTGATGCCCGACGAGCGGGTGCGTGAAGCCGGGCTCACCGGCGCATCGACCGCTGACCATGAACCAACCGACGATGATTTGAGCCCGGAAAAGCTGATTCGTGAAGACGGTGCACGAGATGCCGAAGAGGCTGGCGAAGGCAATCCGGCGGATTGGGATTTGAGCCTGGTCGATGAAGATGACATCGGCGGTGGTAATGGGCTGGATGAGGCGGAACTGGCGCGGCGCGATCCATTGGATGGCAATCGCTGA
- the rimI gene encoding ribosomal protein S18-alanine N-acetyltransferase, translated as MSDAVTFRPMTEADLDAVLKIEFAAYSHPWTRGIFLDGLGKYQIWLMFEGQQQVGHGVVQIILDEAHLLNITVKPENQGRGLGLTLLEHLMSRAYAAEARECFLEVRDSNTAAFKLYERYGFNEIGRRRDYYPAVGGREDAVVMACTLVD; from the coding sequence ATGAGTGACGCTGTAACGTTCCGCCCGATGACCGAAGCGGATCTGGACGCCGTACTGAAGATTGAGTTCGCTGCCTACAGCCACCCGTGGACGCGGGGGATTTTTCTCGACGGGCTGGGCAAGTACCAGATCTGGCTGATGTTCGAAGGTCAGCAGCAGGTCGGTCATGGCGTGGTGCAGATCATTCTGGATGAGGCGCATCTGCTTAACATCACGGTCAAACCGGAGAATCAGGGGCGTGGGCTGGGGCTGACGCTGCTCGAGCATCTGATGTCGCGGGCATATGCTGCAGAGGCACGCGAGTGCTTCCTGGAAGTGCGCGACAGCAACACCGCAGCTTTCAAGCTGTATGAGCGGTATGGCTTCAACGAGATTGGCCGGCGGCGCGATTATTATCCGGCGGTGGGGGGGCGTGAAGACGCGGTGGTCATGGCCTGCACCCTGGTTGACTGA
- a CDS encoding energy transducer TonB — translation MQVVNWLPRTELPFAAPSRPELLDMPEPEPEVVVMPVVQAEAAVQPAARPVERPKIEVPRPSLASTRNGAKPVEEVDDTPVVAKQAPVPPPRFALQLLRAGRCLLLVELPTGEAFQSRDPAYLLLKDMLRAAGLPDAPQIVGEPVRWPWLNRGTLDQGPEAARDFVQGFLSVQMEAAPCACLWLIGLPAVRFAGEADAEAFNRELQIEGLGSAWAIPGLELLMEEPQRKAAVWQAMRRLMARWKESNE, via the coding sequence ATGCAGGTGGTCAACTGGCTGCCGCGCACCGAATTGCCTTTCGCCGCCCCGTCGCGGCCCGAGCTGCTGGACATGCCCGAGCCTGAGCCGGAGGTCGTGGTGATGCCGGTTGTGCAGGCCGAAGCAGCGGTGCAACCGGCCGCCCGTCCGGTCGAGCGGCCGAAAATCGAAGTGCCGCGCCCCTCGCTCGCCAGTACGCGCAATGGCGCCAAACCGGTGGAAGAGGTCGACGACACGCCGGTGGTCGCCAAACAGGCACCCGTGCCCCCACCGCGCTTCGCCCTGCAATTACTGCGCGCCGGGCGCTGCCTGCTGCTGGTGGAGTTACCCACAGGCGAAGCCTTCCAAAGCCGCGATCCGGCCTATCTGCTGCTCAAAGACATGCTGCGCGCCGCCGGTCTGCCGGACGCGCCGCAGATCGTTGGCGAGCCGGTGCGTTGGCCGTGGTTGAACCGGGGCACGCTGGATCAGGGCCCGGAAGCGGCGCGCGACTTCGTTCAGGGCTTTCTGTCGGTGCAAATGGAAGCGGCGCCGTGCGCCTGCCTGTGGCTGATCGGCTTGCCGGCGGTAAGGTTTGCCGGTGAAGCGGATGCTGAAGCGTTCAATCGTGAATTGCAGATCGAAGGCCTGGGCTCGGCCTGGGCGATTCCCGGTCTGGAATTGTTAATGGAAGAGCCACAGCGCAAGGCCGCTGTGTGGCAAGCGATGCGTCGGCTGATGGCGCGCTGGAAAGAATCGAATGAGTGA
- the mksB gene encoding Mks condensin complex protein MksB produces MIEPKRVLRALAEHWALLEPLCEHFDQGTLSLNELRTQLAAQQLDSTPQDITSLLDVWIRLDILVPVAKSPNRFELNAQIHDFLAYLRREHRLGLCLEIEAYLRHLERLAGYIQDAFDVRDGNDLARQLRLLDMRVRDVLKKLDNDEQALVAVAERAKTSDRQIPLRQRYAEVLATWDEYVEPMIDLVNADGAFEQGVRKVETVLLKMLSEQQRLGHLVDDDMLLRTHARILEMQTSAQLTLRHARELLLPLREEARRHNAVTRGAALALAAIRRKGIDAVPQAAMPLFTRPQSTFLGSASQVEAYVYALARFEPKPARFPKAHKTQKAGDAPRAPRTVREMVERCEESLPMPDLMTWLLEQEPDGATDELLYWFSRLSREKRFKRERLERREYHTHEHQVSLRSFALLSASDTAAENSASTSNAS; encoded by the coding sequence ATGATCGAACCCAAGCGCGTCTTGCGCGCCCTCGCTGAACACTGGGCACTTCTGGAGCCACTGTGCGAGCACTTCGACCAGGGCACCCTGAGCCTCAACGAACTGCGCACGCAACTGGCCGCCCAACAACTGGACAGCACGCCGCAGGACATCACCAGCCTGCTCGACGTGTGGATTCGCCTCGACATTCTGGTGCCCGTGGCGAAAAGCCCGAACCGTTTCGAACTTAACGCGCAGATCCACGACTTCCTCGCCTACCTGCGCCGTGAACACCGGCTGGGCCTGTGCCTGGAGATCGAAGCCTACCTGCGTCACCTCGAACGTCTGGCCGGCTACATTCAGGATGCGTTCGACGTCCGCGACGGCAACGACCTCGCCCGCCAGCTGCGCCTGCTCGACATGCGCGTGCGTGACGTGCTGAAAAAGCTCGATAACGACGAGCAGGCGCTGGTGGCCGTGGCCGAACGCGCCAAGACCAGCGATCGGCAGATCCCGCTGCGTCAGCGTTACGCCGAAGTACTGGCGACCTGGGACGAATACGTCGAGCCGATGATTGATCTGGTGAACGCCGACGGCGCTTTCGAGCAAGGTGTGCGCAAAGTCGAAACCGTGCTGCTGAAGATGCTCAGCGAACAGCAGCGCCTCGGCCATCTGGTCGATGACGACATGCTGCTGCGCACCCACGCGCGCATCCTCGAAATGCAGACCAGCGCCCAGCTGACCCTGCGCCACGCCCGTGAACTGCTGCTGCCACTGCGCGAAGAAGCGCGCCGGCACAACGCCGTGACCCGTGGCGCGGCACTGGCACTGGCGGCGATCCGCCGTAAAGGCATCGACGCCGTGCCGCAAGCGGCGATGCCGCTGTTCACCCGCCCGCAAAGCACCTTCCTCGGCAGTGCCAGTCAGGTCGAAGCCTACGTCTACGCCCTGGCGCGTTTCGAGCCGAAACCGGCGCGCTTCCCCAAGGCACACAAGACGCAGAAAGCCGGCGATGCCCCACGTGCACCGCGCACCGTGCGCGAGATGGTCGAGCGTTGCGAAGAGTCCCTGCCGATGCCGGATCTGATGACCTGGCTGCTGGAGCAGGAACCGGACGGTGCCACCGACGAATTGCTCTACTGGTTCTCGCGCCTGTCGCGGGAAAAACGCTTCAAGCGCGAGCGTCTGGAACGCCGCGAATATCACACTCACGAGCACCAGGTCAGCCTGCGCTCCTTCGCCCTGCTCTCGGCCAGCGACACCGCCGCCGAGAATTCCGCGAGCACATCCAATGCATCTTGA
- the mksE gene encoding Mks condensin complex protein MksE, translating into MHLDLSELSQLAPIFRELFKGYHVSRRDPELYAQLSNFQDQYRTLFKALGFELVCDTRGFYYFVPDMAAAAVNKTAQRLALFTFILVEHLADQGRDPIAVLDGGSLGREELPSLLDKYRDLFIQAEVQTVEELEEKIMRRMTQLGFAGEENGVYRFLPPMHRFLDVCLSVQQDRDLAASVHSVLPLPAPVLIDEAAEAKFLETDDPLDLSEFDEESEEDALARAIAEEQESDA; encoded by the coding sequence ATGCATCTTGATCTTTCCGAACTGTCGCAACTCGCGCCGATCTTCCGCGAGCTGTTCAAGGGTTACCACGTCAGCCGCCGCGACCCGGAGCTGTACGCGCAACTGTCGAACTTCCAGGACCAGTACCGCACGCTGTTCAAAGCGCTGGGCTTTGAACTGGTCTGCGACACCCGTGGTTTCTACTACTTTGTGCCGGACATGGCGGCAGCGGCGGTGAACAAGACGGCTCAGCGTCTGGCGCTGTTCACCTTCATCCTCGTCGAGCACCTGGCCGATCAGGGCCGCGACCCGATCGCCGTGCTCGACGGCGGCAGCCTCGGGCGTGAAGAACTGCCATCGCTGCTGGATAAATACCGCGACCTGTTCATTCAGGCCGAAGTGCAGACCGTCGAAGAGCTCGAAGAAAAAATCATGCGCCGCATGACCCAGCTCGGTTTCGCCGGCGAAGAAAACGGCGTGTACCGTTTCCTGCCGCCGATGCACCGTTTCCTCGATGTGTGCCTGTCGGTGCAACAAGACCGCGATCTGGCGGCCAGCGTGCACAGCGTTCTGCCGCTGCCGGCACCGGTGCTGATCGACGAAGCCGCCGAAGCGAAATTCCTCGAGACTGACGATCCACTGGATCTGTCCGAATTTGACGAAGAAAGCGAAGAAGACGCACTGGCTAGAGCCATTGCCGAAGAACAGGAGTCCGACGCATGA